The following coding sequences are from one Ficedula albicollis isolate OC2 chromosome 17, FicAlb1.5, whole genome shotgun sequence window:
- the SH3GLB2 gene encoding endophilin-B2 isoform X6, with product MEFNVKKLASDAGVFFSRAMQFTEEKLGQAEKTELDAHFENLLARADCTKNWTEKILRQTEVLLQPNPSARVEEFLYEKLDRKVPSRVTNGELLAQYMTEAANDFGPGTPYGKTLIKVGETQRRLGAAEREFIRSASINFLTPLRNFLEGDWRTISKERRILQNRRLDLDACKARVKKAKAAEAKAALWSDEVEKAEHELRLTQTEFDRQAEVTRLLLEGISSTHVNHLRCLHEFVESQTNYYAQCYQFMLDLQKQLGRFSGTFVGNAESASPAAATSPPAVAAATLPAVPTIPVVPTIVGVPNTVAEGVLNPNEVKPPASGTRRARVLYDYEAADSTELALLADEMITVYSLPGMDPDWLIGERGNQKGKVPVTYLELLS from the exons ATGGAGTTCAACGTGAAGAAACTGGCGTCGGACGCGGGCGTCTTCTTCTCCCGCGCCATGCAG TTTACTGAAGAAAAGCTGGGCCAGGCTGAGAAGACTGAACTTGATGCCCACTTTGAAAACCTTCTGGCCAGGGCAGATTGCACAAAGAACTGGACAGAGAAGATCTTGCGTCAGACTGAAGTTCTGCTACAGCCAAACCCCA GTGCCAGAGTAGAAGAATTCCTGTATGAGAAGCTTGACAGGAAGGTGCCTTCCCGGGTCACCAacggggagctgctggcacagtaCATGACAGAGGCAGCCAATGACTTTGGGCCAGGGACACCTTATG GAAAGACTTTGATCAAAGTTGGAGAGACTCAGAGGCGCTTGGGTGCAGCGGAACGGGAATTCATCCGCTCTGCCTCCATCAACTTCCTGACCCCACTGCGCAACTTCCTGGAAGGGGATTGGAGAACCATCTCT AAAGAGCGGAGGATCCTGCAGAACCGGCGCCTGGATCTGGATGCCTGCAAAGCCAGGGTGAAGAAGGCCAAAGCTGCCGAGGCTAAAGCAGCG CTTTGGAGCGACGAGGTGGAAAAA GCGGAGCACGAGCTGAGGCTCACACAGACCGAGTTCGACCGGCAGGCAGAGGTGAcccggctgctgctggaggggatCAGCAGCACACAC GTGAATCATCTTCGCTGTCTCCATGAGTTTGTGGAGTCTCAGACCAACTACTATGCTCAGTGCTACCAGTTCATGCTGGATCTACAGAAGCAACTGGGCAG ATTTTCAGGCACATTCGTAGGCAACGCAGAATCCGCATCTCCCGCAGCCGCCACCTCTCCtccagctgttgctgctgccaCGCTCCCTGCTGTGCCTACAATTCCAGTGGTGCCCACAATTGTTGGGGTGCCCAACACCGTGGCAGAGGGGGTGCTGAACCCCAATGAAGTCAAGCCTCCTGCCAGTGGGACACGCAGGGCCAGAGTCCTCTACGACTACGAAGCAGCTGACAGCACCGAGCTGGCACTACTTGCAGATGAG ATGATCACTGTGTACAGCCTGCCAGGCATGGATCCAGACTGGCTCATAGGGGAAAGAGGGAACCAGAAAGGGAAAGTTCCTGTCACTTACTTGGAACTGTTGAGTTAA
- the SH3GLB2 gene encoding endophilin-B2 isoform X5 has product MEFNVKKLASDAGVFFSRAMQFTEEKLGQAEKTELDAHFENLLARADCTKNWTEKILRQTEVLLQPNPSARVEEFLYEKLDRKVPSRVTNGELLAQYMTEAANDFGPGTPYGKTLIKVGETQRRLGAAEREFIRSASINFLTPLRNFLEGDWRTISKERRILQNRRLDLDACKARVKKAKAAEAKAALWSDEVEKAEHELRLTQTEFDRQAEVTRLLLEGISSTHVNHLRCLHEFVESQTNYYAQCYQFMLDLQKQLGSSKGEIFSGTFVGNAESASPAAATSPPAVAAATLPAVPTIPVVPTIVGVPNTVAEGVLNPNEVKPPASGTRRARVLYDYEAADSTELALLADEMITVYSLPGMDPDWLIGERGNQKGKVPVTYLELLS; this is encoded by the exons ATGGAGTTCAACGTGAAGAAACTGGCGTCGGACGCGGGCGTCTTCTTCTCCCGCGCCATGCAG TTTACTGAAGAAAAGCTGGGCCAGGCTGAGAAGACTGAACTTGATGCCCACTTTGAAAACCTTCTGGCCAGGGCAGATTGCACAAAGAACTGGACAGAGAAGATCTTGCGTCAGACTGAAGTTCTGCTACAGCCAAACCCCA GTGCCAGAGTAGAAGAATTCCTGTATGAGAAGCTTGACAGGAAGGTGCCTTCCCGGGTCACCAacggggagctgctggcacagtaCATGACAGAGGCAGCCAATGACTTTGGGCCAGGGACACCTTATG GAAAGACTTTGATCAAAGTTGGAGAGACTCAGAGGCGCTTGGGTGCAGCGGAACGGGAATTCATCCGCTCTGCCTCCATCAACTTCCTGACCCCACTGCGCAACTTCCTGGAAGGGGATTGGAGAACCATCTCT AAAGAGCGGAGGATCCTGCAGAACCGGCGCCTGGATCTGGATGCCTGCAAAGCCAGGGTGAAGAAGGCCAAAGCTGCCGAGGCTAAAGCAGCG CTTTGGAGCGACGAGGTGGAAAAA GCGGAGCACGAGCTGAGGCTCACACAGACCGAGTTCGACCGGCAGGCAGAGGTGAcccggctgctgctggaggggatCAGCAGCACACAC GTGAATCATCTTCGCTGTCTCCATGAGTTTGTGGAGTCTCAGACCAACTACTATGCTCAGTGCTACCAGTTCATGCTGGATCTACAGAAGCAACTGGGCAG CTCCAAAGGAGAAAT ATTTTCAGGCACATTCGTAGGCAACGCAGAATCCGCATCTCCCGCAGCCGCCACCTCTCCtccagctgttgctgctgccaCGCTCCCTGCTGTGCCTACAATTCCAGTGGTGCCCACAATTGTTGGGGTGCCCAACACCGTGGCAGAGGGGGTGCTGAACCCCAATGAAGTCAAGCCTCCTGCCAGTGGGACACGCAGGGCCAGAGTCCTCTACGACTACGAAGCAGCTGACAGCACCGAGCTGGCACTACTTGCAGATGAG ATGATCACTGTGTACAGCCTGCCAGGCATGGATCCAGACTGGCTCATAGGGGAAAGAGGGAACCAGAAAGGGAAAGTTCCTGTCACTTACTTGGAACTGTTGAGTTAA
- the SH3GLB2 gene encoding endophilin-B2 isoform X4 produces MEFNVKKLASDAGVFFSRAMQFTEEKLGQAEKTELDAHFENLLARADCTKNWTEKILRQTEVLLQPNPSARVEEFLYEKLDRKVPSRVTNGELLAQYMTEAANDFGPGTPYGKTLIKVGETQRRLGAAEREFIRSASINFLTPLRNFLEGDWRTISKERRILQNRRLDLDACKARVKKAKAAEAKAAAVPDFQETRPRNYVLSASASALWSDEVEKAEHELRLTQTEFDRQAEVTRLLLEGISSTHVNHLRCLHEFVESQTNYYAQCYQFMLDLQKQLGRFSGTFVGNAESASPAAATSPPAVAAATLPAVPTIPVVPTIVGVPNTVAEGVLNPNEVKPPASGTRRARVLYDYEAADSTELALLADEMITVYSLPGMDPDWLIGERGNQKGKVPVTYLELLS; encoded by the exons ATGGAGTTCAACGTGAAGAAACTGGCGTCGGACGCGGGCGTCTTCTTCTCCCGCGCCATGCAG TTTACTGAAGAAAAGCTGGGCCAGGCTGAGAAGACTGAACTTGATGCCCACTTTGAAAACCTTCTGGCCAGGGCAGATTGCACAAAGAACTGGACAGAGAAGATCTTGCGTCAGACTGAAGTTCTGCTACAGCCAAACCCCA GTGCCAGAGTAGAAGAATTCCTGTATGAGAAGCTTGACAGGAAGGTGCCTTCCCGGGTCACCAacggggagctgctggcacagtaCATGACAGAGGCAGCCAATGACTTTGGGCCAGGGACACCTTATG GAAAGACTTTGATCAAAGTTGGAGAGACTCAGAGGCGCTTGGGTGCAGCGGAACGGGAATTCATCCGCTCTGCCTCCATCAACTTCCTGACCCCACTGCGCAACTTCCTGGAAGGGGATTGGAGAACCATCTCT AAAGAGCGGAGGATCCTGCAGAACCGGCGCCTGGATCTGGATGCCTGCAAAGCCAGGGTGAAGAAGGCCAAAGCTGCCGAGGCTAAAGCAGCG gctgtgcctgacTTTCAGGAAACCAGACCTCGTAATTACGTGCTCTCCGCCAGCGCATCAGCG CTTTGGAGCGACGAGGTGGAAAAA GCGGAGCACGAGCTGAGGCTCACACAGACCGAGTTCGACCGGCAGGCAGAGGTGAcccggctgctgctggaggggatCAGCAGCACACAC GTGAATCATCTTCGCTGTCTCCATGAGTTTGTGGAGTCTCAGACCAACTACTATGCTCAGTGCTACCAGTTCATGCTGGATCTACAGAAGCAACTGGGCAG ATTTTCAGGCACATTCGTAGGCAACGCAGAATCCGCATCTCCCGCAGCCGCCACCTCTCCtccagctgttgctgctgccaCGCTCCCTGCTGTGCCTACAATTCCAGTGGTGCCCACAATTGTTGGGGTGCCCAACACCGTGGCAGAGGGGGTGCTGAACCCCAATGAAGTCAAGCCTCCTGCCAGTGGGACACGCAGGGCCAGAGTCCTCTACGACTACGAAGCAGCTGACAGCACCGAGCTGGCACTACTTGCAGATGAG ATGATCACTGTGTACAGCCTGCCAGGCATGGATCCAGACTGGCTCATAGGGGAAAGAGGGAACCAGAAAGGGAAAGTTCCTGTCACTTACTTGGAACTGTTGAGTTAA
- the SH3GLB2 gene encoding endophilin-B2 isoform X2, with product MEFNVKKLASDAGVFFSRAMQFTEEKLGQAEKTELDAHFENLLARADCTKNWTEKILRQTEVLLQPNPSARVEEFLYEKLDRKVPSRVTNGELLAQYMTEAANDFGPGTPYGKTLIKVGETQRRLGAAEREFIRSASINFLTPLRNFLEGDWRTISKERRILQNRRLDLDACKARVKKAKAAEAKAAAVPDFQETRPRNYVLSASASALWSDEVEKAEHELRLTQTEFDRQAEVTRLLLEGISSTHVNHLRCLHEFVESQTNYYAQCYQFMLDLQKQLGSSKGEIFSGTFVGNAESASPAAATSPPAVAAATLPAVPTIPVVPTIVGVPNTVAEGVLNPNEVKPPASGTRRARVLYDYEAADSTELALLADEMITVYSLPGMDPDWLIGERGNQKGKVPVTYLELLS from the exons ATGGAGTTCAACGTGAAGAAACTGGCGTCGGACGCGGGCGTCTTCTTCTCCCGCGCCATGCAG TTTACTGAAGAAAAGCTGGGCCAGGCTGAGAAGACTGAACTTGATGCCCACTTTGAAAACCTTCTGGCCAGGGCAGATTGCACAAAGAACTGGACAGAGAAGATCTTGCGTCAGACTGAAGTTCTGCTACAGCCAAACCCCA GTGCCAGAGTAGAAGAATTCCTGTATGAGAAGCTTGACAGGAAGGTGCCTTCCCGGGTCACCAacggggagctgctggcacagtaCATGACAGAGGCAGCCAATGACTTTGGGCCAGGGACACCTTATG GAAAGACTTTGATCAAAGTTGGAGAGACTCAGAGGCGCTTGGGTGCAGCGGAACGGGAATTCATCCGCTCTGCCTCCATCAACTTCCTGACCCCACTGCGCAACTTCCTGGAAGGGGATTGGAGAACCATCTCT AAAGAGCGGAGGATCCTGCAGAACCGGCGCCTGGATCTGGATGCCTGCAAAGCCAGGGTGAAGAAGGCCAAAGCTGCCGAGGCTAAAGCAGCG gctgtgcctgacTTTCAGGAAACCAGACCTCGTAATTACGTGCTCTCCGCCAGCGCATCAGCG CTTTGGAGCGACGAGGTGGAAAAA GCGGAGCACGAGCTGAGGCTCACACAGACCGAGTTCGACCGGCAGGCAGAGGTGAcccggctgctgctggaggggatCAGCAGCACACAC GTGAATCATCTTCGCTGTCTCCATGAGTTTGTGGAGTCTCAGACCAACTACTATGCTCAGTGCTACCAGTTCATGCTGGATCTACAGAAGCAACTGGGCAG CTCCAAAGGAGAAAT ATTTTCAGGCACATTCGTAGGCAACGCAGAATCCGCATCTCCCGCAGCCGCCACCTCTCCtccagctgttgctgctgccaCGCTCCCTGCTGTGCCTACAATTCCAGTGGTGCCCACAATTGTTGGGGTGCCCAACACCGTGGCAGAGGGGGTGCTGAACCCCAATGAAGTCAAGCCTCCTGCCAGTGGGACACGCAGGGCCAGAGTCCTCTACGACTACGAAGCAGCTGACAGCACCGAGCTGGCACTACTTGCAGATGAG ATGATCACTGTGTACAGCCTGCCAGGCATGGATCCAGACTGGCTCATAGGGGAAAGAGGGAACCAGAAAGGGAAAGTTCCTGTCACTTACTTGGAACTGTTGAGTTAA
- the SH3GLB2 gene encoding endophilin-B2 isoform X7 yields the protein MEFNVKKLASDAGVFFSRAMQFTEEKLGQAEKTELDAHFENLLARADCTKNWTEKILRQTEVLLQPNPSARVEEFLYEKLDRKVPSRVTNGELLAQYMTEAANDFGPGTPYGKTLIKVGETQRRLGAAEREFIRSASINFLTPLRNFLEGDWRTISKERRILQNRRLDLDACKARVKKAKAAEAKAAAEHELRLTQTEFDRQAEVTRLLLEGISSTHVNHLRCLHEFVESQTNYYAQCYQFMLDLQKQLGSSKGEIFSGTFVGNAESASPAAATSPPAVAAATLPAVPTIPVVPTIVGVPNTVAEGVLNPNEVKPPASGTRRARVLYDYEAADSTELALLADEMITVYSLPGMDPDWLIGERGNQKGKVPVTYLELLS from the exons ATGGAGTTCAACGTGAAGAAACTGGCGTCGGACGCGGGCGTCTTCTTCTCCCGCGCCATGCAG TTTACTGAAGAAAAGCTGGGCCAGGCTGAGAAGACTGAACTTGATGCCCACTTTGAAAACCTTCTGGCCAGGGCAGATTGCACAAAGAACTGGACAGAGAAGATCTTGCGTCAGACTGAAGTTCTGCTACAGCCAAACCCCA GTGCCAGAGTAGAAGAATTCCTGTATGAGAAGCTTGACAGGAAGGTGCCTTCCCGGGTCACCAacggggagctgctggcacagtaCATGACAGAGGCAGCCAATGACTTTGGGCCAGGGACACCTTATG GAAAGACTTTGATCAAAGTTGGAGAGACTCAGAGGCGCTTGGGTGCAGCGGAACGGGAATTCATCCGCTCTGCCTCCATCAACTTCCTGACCCCACTGCGCAACTTCCTGGAAGGGGATTGGAGAACCATCTCT AAAGAGCGGAGGATCCTGCAGAACCGGCGCCTGGATCTGGATGCCTGCAAAGCCAGGGTGAAGAAGGCCAAAGCTGCCGAGGCTAAAGCAGCG GCGGAGCACGAGCTGAGGCTCACACAGACCGAGTTCGACCGGCAGGCAGAGGTGAcccggctgctgctggaggggatCAGCAGCACACAC GTGAATCATCTTCGCTGTCTCCATGAGTTTGTGGAGTCTCAGACCAACTACTATGCTCAGTGCTACCAGTTCATGCTGGATCTACAGAAGCAACTGGGCAG CTCCAAAGGAGAAAT ATTTTCAGGCACATTCGTAGGCAACGCAGAATCCGCATCTCCCGCAGCCGCCACCTCTCCtccagctgttgctgctgccaCGCTCCCTGCTGTGCCTACAATTCCAGTGGTGCCCACAATTGTTGGGGTGCCCAACACCGTGGCAGAGGGGGTGCTGAACCCCAATGAAGTCAAGCCTCCTGCCAGTGGGACACGCAGGGCCAGAGTCCTCTACGACTACGAAGCAGCTGACAGCACCGAGCTGGCACTACTTGCAGATGAG ATGATCACTGTGTACAGCCTGCCAGGCATGGATCCAGACTGGCTCATAGGGGAAAGAGGGAACCAGAAAGGGAAAGTTCCTGTCACTTACTTGGAACTGTTGAGTTAA
- the SH3GLB2 gene encoding endophilin-B2 isoform X8, with translation MEFNVKKLASDAGVFFSRAMQFTEEKLGQAEKTELDAHFENLLARADCTKNWTEKILRQTEVLLQPNPSARVEEFLYEKLDRKVPSRVTNGELLAQYMTEAANDFGPGTPYGKTLIKVGETQRRLGAAEREFIRSASINFLTPLRNFLEGDWRTISKERRILQNRRLDLDACKARVKKAKAAEAKAAAEHELRLTQTEFDRQAEVTRLLLEGISSTHVNHLRCLHEFVESQTNYYAQCYQFMLDLQKQLGRFSGTFVGNAESASPAAATSPPAVAAATLPAVPTIPVVPTIVGVPNTVAEGVLNPNEVKPPASGTRRARVLYDYEAADSTELALLADEMITVYSLPGMDPDWLIGERGNQKGKVPVTYLELLS, from the exons ATGGAGTTCAACGTGAAGAAACTGGCGTCGGACGCGGGCGTCTTCTTCTCCCGCGCCATGCAG TTTACTGAAGAAAAGCTGGGCCAGGCTGAGAAGACTGAACTTGATGCCCACTTTGAAAACCTTCTGGCCAGGGCAGATTGCACAAAGAACTGGACAGAGAAGATCTTGCGTCAGACTGAAGTTCTGCTACAGCCAAACCCCA GTGCCAGAGTAGAAGAATTCCTGTATGAGAAGCTTGACAGGAAGGTGCCTTCCCGGGTCACCAacggggagctgctggcacagtaCATGACAGAGGCAGCCAATGACTTTGGGCCAGGGACACCTTATG GAAAGACTTTGATCAAAGTTGGAGAGACTCAGAGGCGCTTGGGTGCAGCGGAACGGGAATTCATCCGCTCTGCCTCCATCAACTTCCTGACCCCACTGCGCAACTTCCTGGAAGGGGATTGGAGAACCATCTCT AAAGAGCGGAGGATCCTGCAGAACCGGCGCCTGGATCTGGATGCCTGCAAAGCCAGGGTGAAGAAGGCCAAAGCTGCCGAGGCTAAAGCAGCG GCGGAGCACGAGCTGAGGCTCACACAGACCGAGTTCGACCGGCAGGCAGAGGTGAcccggctgctgctggaggggatCAGCAGCACACAC GTGAATCATCTTCGCTGTCTCCATGAGTTTGTGGAGTCTCAGACCAACTACTATGCTCAGTGCTACCAGTTCATGCTGGATCTACAGAAGCAACTGGGCAG ATTTTCAGGCACATTCGTAGGCAACGCAGAATCCGCATCTCCCGCAGCCGCCACCTCTCCtccagctgttgctgctgccaCGCTCCCTGCTGTGCCTACAATTCCAGTGGTGCCCACAATTGTTGGGGTGCCCAACACCGTGGCAGAGGGGGTGCTGAACCCCAATGAAGTCAAGCCTCCTGCCAGTGGGACACGCAGGGCCAGAGTCCTCTACGACTACGAAGCAGCTGACAGCACCGAGCTGGCACTACTTGCAGATGAG ATGATCACTGTGTACAGCCTGCCAGGCATGGATCCAGACTGGCTCATAGGGGAAAGAGGGAACCAGAAAGGGAAAGTTCCTGTCACTTACTTGGAACTGTTGAGTTAA
- the SH3GLB2 gene encoding endophilin-B2 isoform X3: MEFNVKKLASDAGVFFSRAMQFTEEKLGQAEKTELDAHFENLLARADCTKNWTEKILRQTEVLLQPNPSARVEEFLYEKLDRKVPSRVTNGELLAQYMTEAANDFGPGTPYGKTLIKVGETQRRLGAAEREFIRSASINFLTPLRNFLEGDWRTISKERRILQNRRLDLDACKARVKKAKAAEAKAACEGDAVPDFQETRPRNYVLSASASALWSDEVEKAEHELRLTQTEFDRQAEVTRLLLEGISSTHVNHLRCLHEFVESQTNYYAQCYQFMLDLQKQLGRFSGTFVGNAESASPAAATSPPAVAAATLPAVPTIPVVPTIVGVPNTVAEGVLNPNEVKPPASGTRRARVLYDYEAADSTELALLADEMITVYSLPGMDPDWLIGERGNQKGKVPVTYLELLS, encoded by the exons ATGGAGTTCAACGTGAAGAAACTGGCGTCGGACGCGGGCGTCTTCTTCTCCCGCGCCATGCAG TTTACTGAAGAAAAGCTGGGCCAGGCTGAGAAGACTGAACTTGATGCCCACTTTGAAAACCTTCTGGCCAGGGCAGATTGCACAAAGAACTGGACAGAGAAGATCTTGCGTCAGACTGAAGTTCTGCTACAGCCAAACCCCA GTGCCAGAGTAGAAGAATTCCTGTATGAGAAGCTTGACAGGAAGGTGCCTTCCCGGGTCACCAacggggagctgctggcacagtaCATGACAGAGGCAGCCAATGACTTTGGGCCAGGGACACCTTATG GAAAGACTTTGATCAAAGTTGGAGAGACTCAGAGGCGCTTGGGTGCAGCGGAACGGGAATTCATCCGCTCTGCCTCCATCAACTTCCTGACCCCACTGCGCAACTTCCTGGAAGGGGATTGGAGAACCATCTCT AAAGAGCGGAGGATCCTGCAGAACCGGCGCCTGGATCTGGATGCCTGCAAAGCCAGGGTGAAGAAGGCCAAAGCTGCCGAGGCTAAAGCAGCG TGTGAGGGAGAT gctgtgcctgacTTTCAGGAAACCAGACCTCGTAATTACGTGCTCTCCGCCAGCGCATCAGCG CTTTGGAGCGACGAGGTGGAAAAA GCGGAGCACGAGCTGAGGCTCACACAGACCGAGTTCGACCGGCAGGCAGAGGTGAcccggctgctgctggaggggatCAGCAGCACACAC GTGAATCATCTTCGCTGTCTCCATGAGTTTGTGGAGTCTCAGACCAACTACTATGCTCAGTGCTACCAGTTCATGCTGGATCTACAGAAGCAACTGGGCAG ATTTTCAGGCACATTCGTAGGCAACGCAGAATCCGCATCTCCCGCAGCCGCCACCTCTCCtccagctgttgctgctgccaCGCTCCCTGCTGTGCCTACAATTCCAGTGGTGCCCACAATTGTTGGGGTGCCCAACACCGTGGCAGAGGGGGTGCTGAACCCCAATGAAGTCAAGCCTCCTGCCAGTGGGACACGCAGGGCCAGAGTCCTCTACGACTACGAAGCAGCTGACAGCACCGAGCTGGCACTACTTGCAGATGAG ATGATCACTGTGTACAGCCTGCCAGGCATGGATCCAGACTGGCTCATAGGGGAAAGAGGGAACCAGAAAGGGAAAGTTCCTGTCACTTACTTGGAACTGTTGAGTTAA
- the SH3GLB2 gene encoding endophilin-B2 isoform X1, whose amino-acid sequence MEFNVKKLASDAGVFFSRAMQFTEEKLGQAEKTELDAHFENLLARADCTKNWTEKILRQTEVLLQPNPSARVEEFLYEKLDRKVPSRVTNGELLAQYMTEAANDFGPGTPYGKTLIKVGETQRRLGAAEREFIRSASINFLTPLRNFLEGDWRTISKERRILQNRRLDLDACKARVKKAKAAEAKAACEGDAVPDFQETRPRNYVLSASASALWSDEVEKAEHELRLTQTEFDRQAEVTRLLLEGISSTHVNHLRCLHEFVESQTNYYAQCYQFMLDLQKQLGSSKGEIFSGTFVGNAESASPAAATSPPAVAAATLPAVPTIPVVPTIVGVPNTVAEGVLNPNEVKPPASGTRRARVLYDYEAADSTELALLADEMITVYSLPGMDPDWLIGERGNQKGKVPVTYLELLS is encoded by the exons ATGGAGTTCAACGTGAAGAAACTGGCGTCGGACGCGGGCGTCTTCTTCTCCCGCGCCATGCAG TTTACTGAAGAAAAGCTGGGCCAGGCTGAGAAGACTGAACTTGATGCCCACTTTGAAAACCTTCTGGCCAGGGCAGATTGCACAAAGAACTGGACAGAGAAGATCTTGCGTCAGACTGAAGTTCTGCTACAGCCAAACCCCA GTGCCAGAGTAGAAGAATTCCTGTATGAGAAGCTTGACAGGAAGGTGCCTTCCCGGGTCACCAacggggagctgctggcacagtaCATGACAGAGGCAGCCAATGACTTTGGGCCAGGGACACCTTATG GAAAGACTTTGATCAAAGTTGGAGAGACTCAGAGGCGCTTGGGTGCAGCGGAACGGGAATTCATCCGCTCTGCCTCCATCAACTTCCTGACCCCACTGCGCAACTTCCTGGAAGGGGATTGGAGAACCATCTCT AAAGAGCGGAGGATCCTGCAGAACCGGCGCCTGGATCTGGATGCCTGCAAAGCCAGGGTGAAGAAGGCCAAAGCTGCCGAGGCTAAAGCAGCG TGTGAGGGAGAT gctgtgcctgacTTTCAGGAAACCAGACCTCGTAATTACGTGCTCTCCGCCAGCGCATCAGCG CTTTGGAGCGACGAGGTGGAAAAA GCGGAGCACGAGCTGAGGCTCACACAGACCGAGTTCGACCGGCAGGCAGAGGTGAcccggctgctgctggaggggatCAGCAGCACACAC GTGAATCATCTTCGCTGTCTCCATGAGTTTGTGGAGTCTCAGACCAACTACTATGCTCAGTGCTACCAGTTCATGCTGGATCTACAGAAGCAACTGGGCAG CTCCAAAGGAGAAAT ATTTTCAGGCACATTCGTAGGCAACGCAGAATCCGCATCTCCCGCAGCCGCCACCTCTCCtccagctgttgctgctgccaCGCTCCCTGCTGTGCCTACAATTCCAGTGGTGCCCACAATTGTTGGGGTGCCCAACACCGTGGCAGAGGGGGTGCTGAACCCCAATGAAGTCAAGCCTCCTGCCAGTGGGACACGCAGGGCCAGAGTCCTCTACGACTACGAAGCAGCTGACAGCACCGAGCTGGCACTACTTGCAGATGAG ATGATCACTGTGTACAGCCTGCCAGGCATGGATCCAGACTGGCTCATAGGGGAAAGAGGGAACCAGAAAGGGAAAGTTCCTGTCACTTACTTGGAACTGTTGAGTTAA